The genomic interval ATGAGCAGCTGAAAGATCGTTTGAGTCAGCTGCATCTTTGTTATCTCCAGGACAGTCAGAAGCTGAGATGGCATCACAAGTGTCCAAATTTGTTGTGTCCACATATGATTCGGTTTCAGCTTCGCTTTCATGCTCACCAAACACACTCTTTCTTTTGACAACATTAATTAGAATTCCGTTAGTACTCCTTTCTGGTTGCAGCAGTTCTCCTTCAGAAACAGCAATGCTTGTAGAGGTAGAGGGTTGACTAGCTATATTGTTGCCAGTATTGCATGAACCAGTTTCAGATGTGTCTGTGCTTCTATCTGTACCTTGTGCAGTAACTCCAGAATTATTGTTTGGGCATGAATCTTTAGAAACGGTAGATCCTGATGAATTACCTGTATTGAACTCAGACTCTATCTCAAGATTCTGAATGAAATTGATGAACATGTCAGCTGATGAAGTCCTCATTAGAGGTCCACCACTCCGGGTCCAAGAATTTAAGTCAATGGTTTCTGATTCACTCTCACTTCCATCATTATGAATAACGTTCGGTGTGGCAACAACTTGAATTCCTTGGTGAGTAGATGAACTAGTGGTTGCAAAACAATCTTCTGAGAGAGATCCTGTAGAATTCTCTCGACTGATGCAGCTCCACGATGGTACCCTCCTTGGTGTTCTGATTACAGAACTGCATGTATATCCCTGGGAAGCAGAAGCTACCCTTTCCATGCTTCTCTTTAGTCTTCTTTTATGGTTTAGAACGGCAATGGACTCATCCAACGCAAGTTCAATAGCACAGTTTGTTCTGATCGCAGAGATCTTCTCCCATGTGCACCTGCGCCCCTGGTTGGCAGCCATTTGCAGCTCCGCATATGTAGGGTTTTGTATAATCTTCAAGTACTGAAAATTGGGAAAATACagcaaagaaaaagaattatGACCAAAGAATTAGCACTCGCCCATATAACCAAAAATTAATTTATCGACAAAAATACCTGGGCTGCTGTTGCCGGCATAACCATGGTGACATCACCCTCCCAATCCTGAGCAAACAATTTCGCTAGTCCTCCCAGTGGGAGGCCAATTTCTAGGATTTGGTTACATCTGTACTTAACCTCCATTTCAGCCAGACGAGCAAGCTACACAAATGAGATTAAACACAGCACTTAGGAATCAAGATTTTTAAGAGAACTTGTCTGGGAACATATAACACGGCATTTGCAGAGTAGGAATCTAAATTTCAAAGATAATTTTTTGTCTATTGTTAAGGGAACATAAATCAGGTGCATATGTATTtataaaataactttatttgcATACTGAATAAAACCCTCGATCTACCAGATATTGCATTATTTCCATGAATAATCATGCATGCGCAGCAGCATGTGGAAAATTGACGAAATAATGCCGAAGAACATGAAAACAATTAACTACCTACAAGGTTACCTACAGGCTGCATGCTAGGATAAGCCATACAAGCCATGAAGCTAATGCCATTAAGGTGCCTATTCCATAGGGTAGGGTTTTAGACAAACCTTTCCAGCGAAGCGACCTCCATAGGTTGTGACAATCTCCTTCAGTCGGAGGAGTGGAGAGATGTGAGGATTAGTTTGGCTCACAATGAAGTGATTTACGTTGAACAACTCTTTGAGTTGCATCATGGGCAGATCCATCTCCAAACTTCCATCCCTCCACCGACGCTTTGATGCTCCAGGACCTTGCTCTGGGTCTGTGGAAAAGGGTGCGTGGAAGGGAACTATCTCACCAAATCTATTCTTTGCCATCAATTCCTGAGCTTCGAAGAGCCCAGGAAATGCACAAGAGGCAGTCACGGCACTCCAAATAACAACATGTGGTGATGTCAGGTAGTTGAGACAGCGGGGTGGCTCATTTTTTCTAGGAGAGCAAACTGTGACGCCAAGAACACGGCCAGTCATGTCATAAGCCTCTTGAAATGTTAAGTTACCTGTCAGATCCCTCAAAAGCCTTTGCATCTGGCTAATGTCATGGAGTGCACCATAAGTCATAACCCGTTTTGTTACTGCAAAAATTCCACCTATCCTATCAAAGAACTGCAAGGTCTGCAATGAGTCTACAAAGAAGCTCTGGATCTCAGGCCATGTTCGGGTCGCAACAATTGAACATATAATGGAACCAACACTAGATCCTGCAACTATTCGAGGCAAAAGCTTGTGCTCAACCAGTGTTttcactacacctacatgaaaAGATCCCAGTGAAGCACCCCCACTTAAGAGTAATGCTGTCCTCCCAAAGGCATGCCTGGTCTCTTGAACAAAGGCAAGTTTCTCTTCCAAAAGCAAATCATCGGTATCAGATTCACATACCATTTTCAGCTGGGCAGAAACCTCATCAATGTAATCTTTTATAAGCTTAGGAACCTGCATTAcaacaaatcattttttttagacagaATGGAAAGGAGTATTTTAACATTTCATGATAGGGAGTGCGAATATCCCAGTTGACAGCAAGCAATCCTTTTATGTGTGCAATACCGAAACAAATAGTGAGAGCTGTGGAAACATTTTAGGAACACATActacaagggaaaaaaaatgagctACATcaattatataatatttgatcaaATAAGATGCACAAGCATATTCAAGATAATTATCCCTGGTATGACTGAATATGTACATGCCATTTGCGCGCAATTTCAGAACCTGACCAAATAAGAAGCACAAATGTCTCCAGGGCAATCATCATAGAATGACTAAATATGCATATCTATGATAAAGAGGGATCAGACATATAAACCTCGATGTAAAATATTACACTAATATAATAGCATgaactagtacaagaaagagaAGGTTTGCTAATTACCTCAAGCCTGCCCTTATGAAGCTCGGGATTGCACATGTTCCCCAAATTCCTCACAAGATCACCACGCATGCAGAACACCACATCCCGGAGCGACCCTTCCTCCCTCCGCCTTCGGAGCTCCTCCAGCCTGTTCCTGATGAGCTCCTCGTCGTAGAAATCGCTCTCACTGACCTGCTCAGACATTTTGTCGAGCACCTTGGCGGCGCGCGCCCACTCCTCGTAGCTCGCCGCGTACCTCATCGCCTTCTTGCACTGCAACCGCCGGCGCGCCAGCGCCGCCCGCGACCGCGCGCCAGAGAACCGCCTCAGGAACAGCGCGAAGAGGACAACCACGAGGAGGATGCCATGGGTGTTCCTGAGGTGGAGCCAGGGCGCGACCACCGGaagcgccgcgccgcgcacgcgcgaggcggcggcgtaggCGCGCTCGCGCAGGCGCCACAGCGAGCTGAGGAGGAGCACGCGGATGGCTACCCCGCGGCCGACGAGCGTCGATGGCCCGATCTTGAATCCCCCGAGGCTTGCTTCCCCGGACAAATCCATTGGCGATCTTGATTGAGCTTGACAAGTCAAAAACTGGGAAAATTCCCAAACTCTGACCTTGAATTGAGCTTTTGATATCCAAAGAGACTGAAATTTTGAGCAGAAACAACTGCAGAATCCCCAATTCGTATCGACCCTTGGAGTGTAGAACTTAGAAGGAAAAAAGTGATCCTGATGATGCAACCAAACAACGGATCAATGGAGCCTTGTAGACACGCAATCCGAGCTAAAAGATTCGGATTGTGAGATCGCGCAAGCTTCCAGATCAAGAAATCATCAGAAGCTAAAACAACCCAAATACCCCAAGAATCGTATGGTTTGATACTTTGATCTCACCCTCGAATCGATACACATCAAGAACAAGGAAACGTGGGGGGAAAGAATCAATCAAACTCAAACCCCACCAAATCGGAATGAAAAGAATAAGCTAATAAGCGCAAGCTCCCAATAGTCTTGGACGAATCAAGCAGATTATACTAATCTcattaaagaaaagaaaaactttgcgTGGAAGCGGGGGGAAACCGCGCGACTCCACGGGGAGTGGGGAGTGGAGCAAGCGTGGAAGCAAGAACCAGTTGGTTATGTGCAGCGCAAGTCCatccgtctcctctcctctctctagtctctacgCACAGGTGAGGTGAGATCGAGGAAGAGGAATTTTGATGGCGCAAGCATGATATCCTCCGTATCTCTTGAGGTTGGACTTGAATTTTGAGCGGAAACAGTGTAACCTTGAAAAGAAATTTCGTAAGATAGTGGATAATTTGGCAGTTGGATAATAAACCGATGGGACCCTAATGTCCCATATTATGCCTCTGAGAGCATCTTCAGTAATAGGCCCCCATTTTAAAGCCCTTAAAAGCTAAATAGGGTCTATCTTCATTTCCTAAGAACTTTAAAAATGCTTTCAACTCCAGTAACAACTCCCATTTCTTAGACcctatttatttttctcttttatgtcAACGTACAATTTATATTTACACCTAGTTTAGTATCACAATAATACAAACatgaatatttttaacacataGAAATaccatattcaaattcatatttTCAAACACGGGGAAGCATTGAGAAAATGCAGAAACACAATAATTCTGAGTAGAGATGTCATATTTATATTAtcattttcatcatcagaatccaCAGGAAAAAAATGCAGCCCAATGATGCAAAATTCATTCCACGAACAATGTTCAGCAATAGCAATGCCCTTTGTTTTGTTCCTGCCTGACACAAGGTACTACCAAGTACCAACCAAAAGCAAAGTACAGAGCAGAGCACATactccgtcttatataaattttttttataattcatatttttattgttattagatgataaaacatgattaatattttatgcgtgacttgtctttttaatttttttcataatttttcaaataaaacggacggtcaaacgttggacacggaaaccagagtttgtccttttttttagacggagggagtatatcagcTAGCAATGCAAACAACTTCCATCAGAGCACATGCATTCAGAAAATCTTTATACAGAATGTTCAGAAAATCAACCACGTTCTTTTCTAATTGCATTCAGATAAACGGACGCTTGCAGGATGttcaaaactatatataaatttggaaGTAAACAATGTTCAAATGTGCTGCACTTTTCTATCTGCAATG from Oryza glaberrima chromosome 3, OglaRS2, whole genome shotgun sequence carries:
- the LOC127766754 gene encoding triacylglycerol lipase SDP1-like, which codes for MDLSGEASLGGFKIGPSTLVGRGVAIRVLLLSSLWRLRERAYAAASRVRGAALPVVAPWLHLRNTHGILLVVVLFALFLRRFSGARSRAALARRRLQCKKAMRYAASYEEWARAAKVLDKMSEQVSESDFYDEELIRNRLEELRRRREEGSLRDVVFCMRGDLVRNLGNMCNPELHKGRLEVPKLIKDYIDEVSAQLKMVCESDTDDLLLEEKLAFVQETRHAFGRTALLLSGGASLGSFHVGVVKTLVEHKLLPRIVAGSSVGSIICSIVATRTWPEIQSFFVDSLQTLQFFDRIGGIFAVTKRVMTYGALHDISQMQRLLRDLTGNLTFQEAYDMTGRVLGVTVCSPRKNEPPRCLNYLTSPHVVIWSAVTASCAFPGLFEAQELMAKNRFGEIVPFHAPFSTDPEQGPGASKRRWRDGSLEMDLPMMQLKELFNVNHFIVSQTNPHISPLLRLKEIVTTYGGRFAGKLARLAEMEVKYRCNQILEIGLPLGGLAKLFAQDWEGDVTMVMPATAAQYLKIIQNPTYAELQMAANQGRRCTWEKISAIRTNCAIELALDESIAVLNHKRRLKRSMERVASASQGYTCSSVIRTPRRVPSWSCISRENSTGSLSEDCFATTSSSTHQGIQVVATPNVIHNDGSESESETIDLNSWTRSGGPLMRTSSADMFINFIQNLEIESEFNTGNSSGSTVSKDSCPNNNSGVTAQGTDRSTDTSETGSCNTGNNIASQPSTSTSIAVSEGELLQPERSTNGILINVVKRKSVFGEHESEAETESYVDTTNLDTCDAISASDCPGDNKDAADSNDLSAAHTDSVTSQHSSADE